A genomic window from Cloacibacillus evryensis DSM 19522 includes:
- a CDS encoding helix-turn-helix transcriptional regulator, whose protein sequence is MSLGNRIKSLRKAQHLTQQKLADKVEVSRIYVQALESNRRLPSMKLLQKLAPALNVEVTDLLMDFSSPDKPGRVQLESMLDNGELEIWYRSKKLSEKELRRVYRVIEAALDDWDEKDASGE, encoded by the coding sequence ATGAGTCTAGGTAATAGGATCAAATCACTTCGTAAGGCGCAGCACCTCACTCAGCAAAAACTTGCGGATAAAGTTGAAGTGAGCCGGATCTATGTTCAGGCGCTTGAAAGCAACCGCCGTCTTCCTTCAATGAAACTTCTTCAGAAACTTGCGCCGGCGCTCAATGTAGAGGTCACCGACCTTCTGATGGACTTTTCCTCTCCCGACAAACCGGGACGCGTGCAGCTCGAATCGATGCTCGACAACGGCGAGCTTGAGATATGGTACCGCAGCAAAAAACTCTCGGAGAAGGAACTTCGCCGGGTATACCGCGTCATCGAAGCCGCTCTTGACGACTGGGATGAAAAGGATGCTTCCGGAGAATAA